A stretch of Eubalaena glacialis isolate mEubGla1 chromosome 10, mEubGla1.1.hap2.+ XY, whole genome shotgun sequence DNA encodes these proteins:
- the LOC133099985 gene encoding basic proline-rich protein-like — MTGSHMWEANSLRPSQPPAGRGRLGNQREGWLMGEGEGRQAGPTGGGRASSSAGLGSLRQRPGLDWGCPSAPSGSVPTGKIAALSRPPPELQTATCPLGATLGTHALCPTSQANSSHLGPRNLLERDSNLRGAKTVKQSPQQAGTAVRQQGTWRGVRPGRPREQAPYIGRPACSRCQASASGPFWGPYSLAEPPINFRETAGWRGLAVGSRPASPTPEGAPEVPLPGMSRGWVGRVSPWRISLPSPLTNGPQSQDGCLSQREEEVEARPVEWVQEQAVPGCLGGPWPPDPRTVGQCVAVCGAWGGGLGGPAQASRRSKCSQWPACCQQPPGTQLAQAWDRPPGDSMSPRSPSALVAVLFLACQPSNPLLLFLVPGHVLPISAVLPFLPRPPGASSYPAQALRPQRPPGPQDGPHQARARGGIGQERDGPHAWRRDCLLVRPQARAAPHSPGCPPVSGQVFGNGSGGGAAEEWAPSQQAGLQVGFQEGARWSPSPLAKGQPCHQVQAGRVFSVAIQGYREGRTPSLHNPCLKVGHEVIKSGPRSNPHMQPGPHKSQQSPQSTPKQDRAPIHAFSTAGREVGLGQRLATPTQSPPGGSPPGRCPGNRPWKQSRVDTAVGTWRGRRAGTARVRQGPEGLGHLPQVDVARSPYPGLMPIQKHPLPHVNLGFPGGSPEQECRCDQEGLQPPRTWPHCLRKPHSPGNTNHEHRRGLHLHPGRKPQARRQQDMALGLQQQDSHPGRGPPLPSAPTPFYPSPLSPAYPPPCDPSPPIAPSHALPATPPFVSVPSWPICLFMFPIPGPTPAPCPPQPTAHPPQTEMDERGALGGTQAEEAGPLSSSLTR, encoded by the exons ATGACAGGCTCCCACATGTGGGAGGCTAATAGTCTGCGACCCTCTCAGCCGCCTGCGGGGCGGGGGCGTCTTGGGAACCAGAGGGAGGGCTGGctcatgggggagggggaggggcgccaGGCCGGTCCCACCGGCGGCGGCCGGGCCAGCAGCAGCGCAGGGCTG GGGAGCCTGAGGCAGCGGCCTGGCCTTGACTGGGGCTGCCCCTCGGCCCCCTCTGGCTCTGTGCCCACTGGGAAAATAGCCGCTTTATCTCGGCCACCTCCCGAACTGCAAACAGCCACGTGTCCCTTGGGGGCCACTCTTGGCACACATGCCCTCTGCCCCACGTCCCAG GCCAACTCATCCCATCTGGGCCCCAGAAACCTCTTGGAAAGAGACAGTAACCTCAGGGGGGCAAAAACTGTAAAGCAGAGCCCCCAGCAGGCCGGCACGGCAGTGCGGCAGCAGGGGACGTGGAGGGGGGTGCGCCCCGGCAGGCCCCGGGAGCAGGCGCCATACATCGGACGTCCGGCCTGTTCCCGATGCCAGGCCTCAGCCTCTGGGCCTTTCTGGGGTCCCTACAGCCTGGCAGA ACCTCCCATCAACTTCCGAGAGACGGCGGGCTGGCGGGGCTTGGCCGTAGGGAGCAGACCAGCCTCCCCGACCCCAGAGGGGGCCCCGGAGGTGCCACTTCCAGGGATGTCACGAGGCTGGGTGGGCCGGGTGTCACCATGGCGGATCTCGCTGCCCTCCCCTCTGACCAATGGCCCACAGTCCCAGGATGGGT GCCTCtcccagagggaggaggaggtggaggccaGGCCCGTGGAGTGGGTGCAGGAGCAGGCGGTGCCGGGATGCCTTGGGGGGCCTTGGCCCCCAGACCCCAGAACAGTGGGCCAGTGTGTGGCCGTGTGTGGGGCGTGGGGTGGAGGCCTGGGCGG CCCTGCCCAGGCCTCCCGGCGTTCCAAGTGCTCCCAGTGGCCCGCGTGCTGCCAGCAGCCCCCCGGCACACAGCTCGCCCAGGCCTGGGACCGGCCCCCAGGCGACTCGATGTCCCCAAGGTCCCCGTCAGCGCTGGTGGCCGTCCTGTTCCTGGCATGCCAACCATCCAACCCCCTCCTTCTATTCCTTGTCCCAGGGCACGTTCTTCCCATCTCGGccgtccttcccttcctcccccgccCTCCGGGGGCCTCTTCCTACCCGGCTCAGG CTCTGCGCCCGCAGCGGCCTCCCGGCCCCCAGGACGGGCCCCACCAGGCCCGGGCACGTGGCGGCATTGGGCAGGAGCGGGACGGGCCCCACGCTTGGCGCCGTGATTGTTTGCTGGTCCGGCCCCAGGCCCGCGCAGCTCCCCACAGCCCAGGCTGCCCGCCTGTGTCCGGCCAGGTGTTCG GAAACGGCTCGGGCGGGGGGGCCGCCGAGGAGTGGGCCCCTTCCCAGCAAGCCGGCCTGCAGGTGGGCTTCCAGGAAGGGGCCCGCTGGTCCCCCTCACCCCTGGCCAAGGGCCAGCCGTGTCACCAGGTGCAGGCTGGGAGAG TTTTTTCTGTCGCCATTCAGGGCTACAGGGAGGGCCGGACCCCATCCCTCCACAATCCCTGCCTGAAGGTGGGCCACGAGGTCATTAAATCCGGGCCCAGATCGAACCCACACATGCAACCAGGGCCACACAAAAGCCAGCAGTCCCCGCAGAGCACCCCCAAACAGGACAGGGCCCCCATCCATGCCTTCAGCACGGCCGGCAGG GAAGTCGGGCTGGGCCAAAG GCTGGCCACACCCACCCAGAGCCCTCCAGGTGGGTCCCCTCCTGGTCGCTGCCCAGGGAACCGGCCCTGGAAGCAGAGCAGGGTGGACACTGCCGTGGGCACGTGGAGGGGCAGGCGGGCGGGCACAGCCCGCGTCAGGCAGGGGCCCGAGGGCCTTGGACACCTACCCCAGGTGGATGTGGCGAGGAGCCCCTACCCTGGCCTAATGCCAATCCAGAAGCACCCACTTCCCCACGTCAACCTCGGGTTTCCAGGTGGAAGCCCAGAGCAGGAGTGCAGGTGTGACCAGGAGGGGCTGCAGCCCCCGAGGACCTGGCCCCACTGCCTTCGGAAGCCCCACTCCCCTGGAA ACACCAACCACGAACACAGGCGGGGGCTGCACTTGCACCCCGGGCGCAAACCCCAGGCCAGACGCCAGCAGGACATGGCCCTGGGCCTTCAGCAGCAAGATTCCCATCCCGGCCGTgggccccctctcccctctgcccccacccctttCTACCCCTCCCCGCTGTCGCCTGCCTA CCCCCCGCCCTGTGATCCTTCCCCACCCATCGCCCCTTCCCATGCATTACCCGCCACGCCACCCTTTGTGTCCGTCCCCTCGTGGCCCATATGCCTTTTCATGTTCCccatcccaggccccaccccagccccttgtCCCCCCCAGCCCACGGCGCACCCCCCTCAG ACAGAGATGGATGAGAGGGGGGCGCTGGGGGGGACGCAGGCCGAGGAGGCCGGGCCACTCAGCAGCTCACTCACTCGCTGA